Proteins co-encoded in one Haloarcula pelagica genomic window:
- a CDS encoding translation initiation factor IF-5A, with protein sequence MAREQTEVRELDEGSYVMIEDTPCKIDSYSTAKPGKHGSAKARIDARGVFDGKKRSLSQPVDAKVWVPIIDRKQGQVVSVDGDDAQVMDLETYETFTMLMPDDVALNPDDEIEYLEYEDQRKITRT encoded by the coding sequence ATGGCAAGAGAGCAGACCGAAGTTCGCGAGCTCGACGAAGGTAGCTACGTGATGATCGAGGACACGCCGTGTAAGATCGACTCCTACAGCACGGCCAAGCCGGGCAAACACGGCAGTGCGAAGGCCCGAATCGACGCCCGGGGCGTCTTCGACGGCAAGAAGCGTTCGCTCTCCCAGCCCGTCGACGCGAAGGTCTGGGTCCCGATCATCGACCGAAAGCAGGGGCAGGTCGTCTCCGTCGACGGCGACGACGCGCAGGTCATGGACCTCGAAACGTACGAGACGTTCACGATGCTGATGCCCGACGATGTCGCGCTCAACCCCGACGACGAGATCGAATACCTCGAATACGAGGACCAGCGCAAGATCACGCGCACGTAA
- a CDS encoding DUF7519 family protein, with protein sequence MSDSERGIDTRPVRSTATLAGVLAVVTALAVGVSIGDPLPVVSAVGGAVLIAGGAWALGEESNARIAAGSVMAVAGVVGFALTVVLAAGGSRLAAYLGLALGTTYVLLDAVTESIDDENRLGAALRESGNALLVGIVLAVFLSINAQYSVVSGLVLGVTGIASITPLVGFVTLQIVAVAVLLLLNRVVPVLEGWLPDPGSGDRPLETLSDVGLSRHEVPVAAWAVLGVESVVALFPQSHVLFNAFLVGTPVVGPVLRAALSGLLHVPLVVIGVGLVGILLVSGLQRWVVDWLGDDPATTLSLQAGGIVAVAATVVGTAILPLLGVGLFGGNTAVSWVIGPAAIVLGGLVTAALLVGVLVTVVPMLSQRGFLPQPAGGFALGSAVLFLTILLGAELGVPTVVVIAGAAATLLVWDAGAHASSIGAQLGRAAGTTDSEFVHVTGTGIVLGLAVVGAVAARYLVVPAIAPPETSAAAFRSAVSLFLIVLAILALGLALSVRSDTPIAE encoded by the coding sequence GTGAGCGACAGCGAGCGCGGGATCGACACGCGGCCGGTCCGCTCGACGGCGACGCTCGCGGGCGTCCTCGCGGTCGTGACGGCGCTGGCCGTCGGCGTGAGCATCGGCGACCCGCTCCCGGTCGTCTCGGCGGTCGGCGGCGCGGTGTTGATCGCCGGTGGGGCGTGGGCGCTGGGCGAGGAGTCGAACGCGCGTATCGCGGCCGGGAGCGTCATGGCAGTCGCCGGCGTCGTCGGGTTCGCGCTCACCGTGGTGTTGGCGGCCGGCGGGAGCAGGCTGGCCGCCTACCTCGGGCTGGCGCTCGGGACGACGTACGTCCTGCTCGACGCCGTCACAGAATCGATCGACGACGAGAACCGCCTCGGGGCCGCGCTCAGAGAGAGCGGGAACGCGCTGCTGGTCGGGATCGTCCTCGCGGTCTTCCTGAGTATCAACGCGCAGTACAGCGTCGTGAGCGGCCTCGTGCTGGGCGTGACCGGGATCGCGTCGATCACGCCGCTTGTCGGGTTCGTCACCCTCCAGATCGTCGCAGTCGCCGTCCTCCTGCTGTTGAACCGGGTCGTGCCGGTGCTTGAAGGCTGGCTTCCCGACCCGGGCAGTGGCGACCGGCCGCTGGAGACGCTGTCGGACGTGGGACTGTCCAGACACGAAGTGCCCGTCGCCGCCTGGGCAGTGCTCGGTGTCGAGAGTGTCGTCGCGCTGTTCCCGCAGAGCCACGTCCTGTTCAACGCCTTCCTCGTCGGGACGCCGGTCGTCGGGCCGGTGCTCCGGGCGGCGCTGAGCGGGCTCTTGCACGTCCCGCTGGTCGTGATCGGCGTCGGACTGGTCGGCATCCTGCTGGTGAGTGGCCTCCAGCGGTGGGTCGTCGACTGGCTCGGGGACGACCCCGCGACCACGCTCTCGCTGCAGGCCGGCGGGATCGTCGCCGTCGCCGCGACGGTAGTCGGGACGGCGATCCTCCCGCTGCTCGGTGTCGGTCTCTTCGGCGGGAACACGGCCGTCTCGTGGGTGATCGGGCCGGCAGCGATCGTCCTCGGCGGCCTGGTGACGGCCGCGTTGCTGGTCGGCGTCCTCGTCACCGTCGTGCCGATGCTGAGCCAGCGTGGCTTCCTCCCCCAGCCCGCCGGAGGGTTCGCACTCGGCAGTGCGGTGCTGTTCCTGACGATCCTGCTCGGGGCGGAACTGGGCGTCCCGACCGTAGTAGTCATCGCCGGCGCCGCCGCCACGCTGCTGGTCTGGGACGCCGGCGCCCACGCGAGCAGTATCGGCGCCCAACTGGGCCGTGCGGCGGGGACGACCGACAGCGAGTTCGTCCACGTCACCGGGACGGGAATCGTGCTCGGCCTGGCCGTGGTCGGTGCCGTCGCCGCGCGCTACCTCGTGGTGCCGGCCATCGCCCCGCCGGAGACGAGCGCGGCGGCGTTCCGGTCGGCCGTCTCGCTGTTCCTCATCGTGCTGGCGATCCTCGCGCTGGGGCTTGCCCTCTCCGTACGATCGGACACCCCGATCGCCGAGTAG
- a CDS encoding DUF4129 domain-containing protein, translated as MEPDEPTTEDARTTGPTAAAGREPEPPSLREAWESMVDLVPVRNPAATTPGEYARKAIDIGLPAAPVRRLTELFRAIEYGGADATSSRTEAARDALDHIRKGGDER; from the coding sequence ATGGAGCCCGACGAGCCGACGACCGAGGACGCCCGGACCACGGGGCCGACGGCGGCTGCCGGGCGCGAGCCCGAACCGCCGTCGCTCCGGGAAGCCTGGGAGTCGATGGTCGACCTCGTTCCCGTCCGGAACCCCGCCGCGACGACACCCGGCGAGTACGCCCGGAAGGCCATCGACATCGGTCTGCCGGCCGCGCCGGTCCGCCGACTCACGGAGCTGTTCCGGGCGATCGAGTACGGCGGTGCCGACGCGACCAGCTCCCGGACGGAAGCCGCCCGCGACGCCCTGGATCACATTCGCAAGGGAGGTGACGAGCGATGA
- a CDS encoding DUF58 domain-containing protein yields MSTRLDARRDIGIWVALVAGAVGVVTGNTAVFMVAVVGLVYAAYEAAASVPEPKLTVSRALEPEAPLPGQEVEATVTVRNDGLDYLPDVRVVDGVPDRLGVIEGSPRFGTTLDVDESASFSYTVTARRGEHGFGETTVVCRNLTGGAEYRTTADIGTDLDCSTDAERLDMPPQTLPQTGRIQADAAGEGVAFYSIREYQSADPMSRIDWNRFARTNELATVEFQETKAASVVLLVDARYPVAAEPRAPNAVQYCTYAAERLATALLDEENHVGAAVYDSCAYLRPSADRVQARRVREFLLDEIGHGDGTATVSGTDWSVGDLDGQRFFQGIDEVEQRYGVADGGNPVKTLKRSIPDEAQLVFCSPLLDDAAADVAKRFAAYGHAVTLVTPDVTTSETPGATLEALDRDERVDDLRSAVRVVDWEPEQPLSKALVRAMGRWSA; encoded by the coding sequence ATGAGTACGCGGCTGGACGCGCGACGCGATATCGGGATCTGGGTCGCACTGGTCGCCGGCGCGGTCGGCGTGGTCACCGGCAACACGGCCGTGTTCATGGTCGCCGTCGTCGGACTGGTCTACGCCGCCTACGAGGCGGCGGCGAGCGTCCCGGAGCCGAAGCTGACGGTCTCCCGGGCGTTGGAGCCGGAAGCCCCGCTGCCCGGCCAGGAAGTCGAAGCGACGGTCACCGTCCGCAACGACGGCCTGGACTACCTGCCCGACGTTCGGGTCGTCGACGGCGTCCCGGACCGGCTCGGCGTGATCGAGGGGTCGCCACGCTTTGGCACGACGCTGGATGTCGACGAGTCGGCGTCGTTCAGCTACACGGTCACCGCCCGTCGCGGCGAACACGGCTTCGGCGAGACGACCGTGGTGTGTCGGAACCTCACCGGCGGTGCCGAGTACCGGACGACCGCCGACATCGGGACGGACCTGGACTGCTCGACCGACGCCGAACGACTTGACATGCCCCCACAGACGCTGCCACAGACCGGACGGATCCAGGCCGACGCCGCCGGCGAAGGCGTCGCGTTCTACTCGATCCGCGAGTACCAGTCCGCGGACCCGATGAGCCGTATCGACTGGAACCGCTTCGCCCGGACCAACGAACTGGCGACCGTGGAGTTCCAGGAGACGAAGGCTGCCAGCGTCGTCCTGCTGGTCGACGCACGGTACCCGGTCGCCGCGGAACCGCGGGCGCCAAACGCCGTCCAGTACTGCACCTACGCCGCCGAGCGACTGGCGACCGCCCTGCTGGACGAGGAGAACCACGTCGGCGCGGCGGTCTATGACTCCTGTGCGTATCTCCGTCCGTCCGCCGACAGGGTCCAGGCCCGTCGGGTCAGGGAGTTCCTGCTCGACGAGATCGGACACGGCGACGGCACCGCGACTGTCAGCGGGACCGACTGGTCGGTCGGCGACCTGGACGGGCAGCGGTTCTTCCAGGGGATCGACGAGGTCGAACAGCGCTACGGCGTCGCGGACGGCGGGAACCCGGTCAAGACGCTCAAGCGATCGATCCCGGACGAGGCACAGCTCGTGTTCTGCAGCCCGCTCCTGGACGACGCCGCGGCCGACGTTGCCAAGCGCTTCGCGGCATACGGACACGCGGTCACGCTGGTGACCCCGGACGTGACCACCAGCGAGACGCCGGGTGCGACGCTTGAAGCCCTCGACAGGGACGAACGCGTCGACGACCTGCGCAGCGCCGTCCGGGTCGTGGACTGGGAGCCGGAGCAGCCGCTGTCGAAGGCGCTCGTGCGGGCCATGGGACGGTGGTCGGCGTGA
- a CDS encoding DUF7269 family protein, with protein sequence MSQTKTVEPADEKLAVDTETVERADEQANQRRADADTDDATAARASVDATIEREPAGRLWLVFAFAGLAALAAAAVVATFPGLVETVAAADAVRQLRGAAPLLGAVVGALGLYGLYDRHESPEYASDETVELPAANPESTQGTEQTVVGADIDELLESIDGRVDPYNGLEASYAADIRRELRETAKRVIVDSTGVPDATAAAAIDEGTWTDDQRAASFLGNETVAEPSLGVQLRDWASGEAFDRRVNATLDAIRRVERGDLR encoded by the coding sequence ATGAGCCAGACCAAGACGGTCGAGCCGGCGGACGAAAAGCTCGCCGTCGACACCGAGACCGTCGAGCGCGCGGACGAACAGGCCAACCAGCGACGGGCTGACGCGGACACCGACGACGCCACTGCCGCACGTGCGTCCGTCGACGCGACGATCGAGCGCGAGCCGGCCGGTCGGCTCTGGCTCGTGTTCGCGTTCGCCGGGCTGGCCGCACTGGCCGCCGCCGCGGTGGTCGCGACCTTCCCCGGCCTCGTGGAGACGGTCGCCGCGGCCGACGCCGTCCGACAGCTGCGCGGCGCTGCACCGCTACTGGGGGCCGTCGTCGGCGCGTTGGGCCTGTACGGCCTGTACGATCGCCACGAGTCCCCGGAGTACGCGAGCGACGAGACGGTCGAACTGCCCGCGGCGAACCCCGAATCGACTCAGGGGACCGAACAGACGGTCGTCGGCGCGGACATCGACGAGTTGCTGGAGAGCATCGACGGCCGGGTCGACCCCTACAACGGGCTGGAGGCGAGCTACGCGGCCGACATCCGTCGGGAACTGCGCGAGACCGCCAAGCGAGTCATCGTGGATTCGACGGGAGTCCCCGACGCGACGGCCGCCGCGGCCATCGACGAGGGGACCTGGACGGACGACCAGCGGGCGGCTTCCTTCCTCGGGAACGAGACGGTGGCCGAACCGTCGCTGGGCGTCCAGCTCCGGGACTGGGCCTCCGGCGAGGCGTTCGACCGGAGAGTCAACGCGACGCTTGACGCGATCCGCCGCGTCGAGCGGGGTGATCTCCGATGA
- a CDS encoding M48 family metalloprotease produces the protein MGRDTHLNRRILLTLALLLVVDLAVVATAAYLLTPWLAPLRDAVAGTLPFGALSAQAAWWLAILLPALSLFVWGQLRYTRARTLNKVDAREVSQREYPDLSERVHRLAQLADMRPPTIAVADSAVPNSFAVGTINSATLVVSDGLLETLSGDELDAVLAHELMHIKNRDATVMTLASFLPALTNGEHGLLDDTLPGKRGSKLVVGALALCGAYVLSARFLAAPVGSLAFTAGFAVLAGITVVLGGVLLGVFTAPVVVLSRSLSKYREYAADRSAALLTGDPAALVTALETLDSEIAVTPETDKRQAYEGVRGLCFLAGGFQTGTRTDRFHVETRSHPPTADRIDRLRSIEVGR, from the coding sequence ATGGGGAGAGATACCCACCTCAACCGACGGATCCTGCTGACGCTCGCGCTCCTGCTGGTCGTCGACCTCGCGGTGGTCGCGACGGCCGCGTACCTCCTGACGCCGTGGCTCGCCCCCCTCCGCGACGCCGTCGCCGGGACGTTGCCCTTCGGCGCGCTGTCGGCCCAGGCCGCGTGGTGGCTGGCCATCCTGCTGCCGGCGCTGTCGCTGTTCGTCTGGGGGCAGCTCCGGTACACCCGCGCGCGAACACTCAACAAAGTCGACGCACGGGAAGTGTCCCAACGGGAGTATCCCGACCTGAGCGAACGCGTCCACCGGCTCGCACAGCTCGCCGACATGCGGCCCCCGACGATCGCGGTCGCGGACTCCGCGGTCCCCAACAGCTTCGCCGTCGGCACCATCAACAGCGCCACGCTGGTCGTCAGCGACGGCCTGCTGGAGACGCTCTCCGGCGACGAACTCGACGCCGTGCTGGCCCACGAGCTCATGCACATCAAGAACCGCGACGCGACGGTGATGACCCTCGCCAGCTTCCTGCCGGCGCTGACTAACGGCGAACACGGACTACTGGACGACACGCTCCCCGGGAAGCGCGGGAGCAAACTCGTCGTCGGTGCGCTCGCCCTGTGTGGTGCGTACGTCCTGAGCGCCCGGTTCCTGGCCGCACCGGTCGGGAGCCTCGCCTTTACCGCCGGGTTCGCCGTGCTTGCCGGCATCACGGTCGTTCTCGGCGGCGTCCTGCTCGGCGTGTTCACCGCACCTGTCGTCGTCCTGAGCCGCTCGCTCTCGAAGTACCGCGAGTACGCGGCCGACCGGAGCGCCGCGCTGTTGACCGGCGACCCGGCCGCGCTGGTCACCGCTCTGGAGACGCTGGACAGCGAGATCGCGGTGACGCCCGAGACGGACAAGCGACAGGCGTACGAGGGCGTTCGTGGGCTCTGTTTCCTCGCCGGCGGCTTCCAGACCGGGACCAGAACCGACCGATTCCACGTCGAGACGCGATCGCACCCGCCGACGGCCGACCGAATCGACCGCCTCCGCTCGATCGAGGTCGGTCGCTGA
- a CDS encoding succinic semialdehyde dehydrogenase, whose product MATVGDRDELPVTAPYTGAVVGTVPRCRPADVAAAVDRARSAQSAWAARSIEDRAQVLDRFADSVLADRERLLDAIQVETGKTRFDALTEVLDVALTAGYYAQHGPGQVGATRRDSRLPGLTRVETDHHPVGVAGFVEPWNYPLTLAISDFLPALLAGNAVVLKPAEETPFTALLAHELLVDAGVPADLVQVVTGEGAPLGEPLISRVDQITFTGSTATGREIATLAGKHLVDASLELGGKNPAVVLADADLDAAVRALVWGSYANAGQLCISFERIYVERPVYDEFRDRFVSATDAQTLGATFDYGPDVGSLVSEAQRSVVEEHVADARERGATVLTGGRRRDDVGPLFYEPTVLADLPESATAATEETFGPVVTVEPVPDAQAAVERANATDYGLHASVWTADRERGVDLANRIRTGSVSVNDAFVGMWGSTDAPMGGVADSGVGRRHGPEGIRKFTEVQTVATQRGPPLVPAESIPTRFLARAATLGVRTVRELGRRWPPWE is encoded by the coding sequence GTGGCGACGGTCGGCGATCGCGACGAACTTCCGGTCACCGCTCCCTACACCGGTGCTGTCGTCGGGACGGTCCCACGCTGTCGACCGGCGGATGTCGCGGCCGCGGTCGACCGGGCACGGTCGGCACAGTCGGCGTGGGCAGCGCGGTCGATCGAGGACCGGGCGCAGGTCCTCGATCGGTTCGCGGACAGCGTCCTCGCCGACCGCGAGCGACTGCTCGACGCGATCCAGGTCGAGACCGGCAAGACCAGATTCGACGCGCTGACGGAGGTCCTCGATGTCGCCCTCACTGCCGGCTACTACGCACAGCACGGCCCCGGCCAGGTGGGGGCCACCCGCCGGGACAGCCGACTCCCCGGACTCACCCGCGTCGAGACCGACCACCACCCGGTCGGCGTCGCGGGGTTCGTCGAACCCTGGAACTACCCGCTCACGCTCGCGATCTCGGACTTCCTGCCGGCGCTGCTCGCCGGCAACGCGGTCGTCCTCAAACCCGCCGAGGAGACGCCGTTTACGGCCCTGCTGGCCCACGAACTGCTCGTCGACGCCGGCGTCCCCGCCGATCTCGTTCAGGTCGTCACCGGCGAGGGCGCGCCGCTGGGCGAACCGCTGATCTCCCGGGTCGACCAGATCACGTTCACCGGCAGCACGGCGACGGGCCGGGAGATCGCCACACTGGCGGGCAAGCACCTCGTCGACGCCTCGCTGGAACTGGGCGGGAAGAACCCTGCGGTGGTGCTGGCCGACGCCGATCTCGACGCCGCGGTCCGGGCGCTCGTCTGGGGGAGCTACGCCAACGCCGGGCAGTTGTGCATCTCCTTCGAGCGAATCTACGTCGAACGGCCAGTGTACGACGAGTTCCGTGACCGGTTCGTCTCGGCGACCGACGCACAGACGCTCGGTGCCACCTTCGACTACGGCCCCGATGTCGGATCGCTGGTCAGCGAGGCCCAGCGCTCGGTCGTCGAAGAACACGTCGCAGACGCTCGCGAGCGCGGTGCGACCGTCCTGACCGGCGGCCGGCGCCGCGACGATGTCGGGCCGCTGTTCTACGAGCCGACCGTGTTGGCCGACCTCCCGGAGTCCGCGACGGCCGCAACCGAGGAGACGTTCGGGCCGGTGGTCACGGTCGAACCCGTCCCCGACGCCCAGGCGGCGGTCGAGCGGGCCAACGCGACCGACTACGGCCTCCACGCGAGCGTCTGGACGGCCGACCGCGAGCGAGGGGTGGACCTGGCGAACCGGATTCGGACCGGGTCGGTGTCCGTCAACGACGCGTTCGTCGGCATGTGGGGGTCGACGGACGCGCCGATGGGCGGCGTCGCCGACTCCGGCGTCGGGCGCCGCCACGGTCCGGAGGGGATCCGGAAGTTCACCGAGGTCCAGACCGTCGCGACCCAGCGCGGGCCGCCGCTGGTCCCCGCCGAGTCGATCCCGACCCGCTTTCTCGCACGCGCCGCGACACTCGGTGTCCGGACGGTGCGCGAACTCGGACGGCGATGGCCGCCCTGGGAGTGA
- the speB gene encoding agmatinase → MFPGANADRDRADYAVVGAPLDVSTSFRPGARFGPRRLREFSEQFDDYDHHTGRQFTDLAVFDYGDIGPTADTDEYLTFLEGTVSDLADESVVPLLMGGEHTVTVAAVRALDPDVFVCLDAHLDLRESYAGDTLSHATVTRHALSVADRAVVLGARTGSEAEWDRATAADVTVVPPAEVPDWTPSLAGERAYLSVDIDAADPGFAPGTGTPEPFGLDPPTMHDTVRAVAPHAVGFDAVEVNDRDDGQAATLAAKLLRAFVFAHADGRAGD, encoded by the coding sequence ATGTTTCCCGGTGCGAACGCCGACCGCGACCGTGCCGACTACGCCGTCGTCGGGGCGCCGCTGGACGTTTCGACTTCGTTTCGGCCCGGGGCGCGTTTCGGTCCGCGCCGGCTCCGCGAGTTCTCCGAGCAGTTCGACGACTACGACCACCACACCGGCCGGCAGTTCACCGACCTGGCCGTCTTCGACTACGGCGACATCGGTCCGACGGCCGACACCGACGAGTATCTGACTTTCCTCGAAGGAACGGTCTCCGACCTCGCAGACGAGAGTGTCGTCCCGCTCCTGATGGGCGGCGAACACACCGTCACCGTCGCCGCCGTCCGCGCGCTCGACCCGGACGTGTTCGTCTGTCTCGACGCCCATCTGGACCTCCGGGAGTCCTATGCCGGCGACACGCTCTCGCACGCGACGGTCACACGCCACGCCCTCTCGGTCGCCGACCGGGCAGTGGTTCTGGGCGCCCGAACCGGCAGCGAAGCCGAGTGGGACCGAGCGACAGCGGCGGACGTGACGGTCGTCCCGCCGGCGGAGGTGCCCGACTGGACGCCGTCGCTCGCGGGCGAGCGGGCCTACCTCTCGGTGGACATCGACGCCGCCGACCCCGGGTTCGCACCCGGCACGGGGACGCCGGAACCGTTCGGGCTCGACCCGCCGACGATGCACGACACCGTTCGGGCGGTCGCGCCACACGCAGTGGGGTTCGACGCCGTCGAGGTCAACGACCGCGACGACGGCCAGGCCGCGACGCTGGCCGCGAAGCTCCTCCGTGCGTTCGTCTTCGCCCACGCGGACGGGCGCGCCGGGGACTGA
- a CDS encoding SprT-like domain-containing protein produces MSAPEYDAIATDEDLLAWSREYCRQVRRERGVDVRFDLVDWEISTRAKRRAAAVKRPRLPDATVGTPYDWDHVSGSDGRPLPCTVSLTRAAFEAFDRSEWAATLRHELIHVEQYQHAGTTGHGPAFRERAADLDTDVHCPAFADPKYVLTCGDCDGLVARRYRDCKLVREREQYRSDCCGAALVLARGPD; encoded by the coding sequence ATGTCCGCGCCGGAGTACGACGCCATCGCGACCGACGAAGACCTGCTCGCCTGGTCCCGGGAGTACTGTCGGCAGGTCCGTCGGGAGCGCGGTGTCGACGTGCGGTTCGACCTGGTCGACTGGGAGATATCGACGCGGGCCAAGCGCCGGGCGGCCGCGGTCAAACGGCCCCGGCTTCCCGACGCGACCGTCGGGACGCCCTACGACTGGGACCACGTGTCCGGGAGCGACGGGCGGCCGCTGCCGTGTACGGTGTCGCTGACGCGGGCGGCCTTCGAGGCGTTCGACCGGAGCGAGTGGGCGGCGACGCTGCGCCACGAACTGATCCACGTCGAGCAGTACCAGCACGCGGGTACGACCGGCCACGGGCCGGCGTTCCGCGAGCGGGCCGCCGACCTCGACACCGACGTGCACTGTCCGGCCTTCGCGGACCCGAAGTACGTCCTGACCTGCGGGGACTGTGACGGCCTCGTCGCTCGCCGATACCGGGACTGTAAGCTCGTCCGCGAACGCGAACAGTATCGCTCGGACTGCTGTGGGGCCGCGCTCGTCCTCGCTCGTGGCCCGGACTGA
- a CDS encoding threonine synthase — protein sequence MDRLRCYACGATTSESDRYRCSCGEPLWLDTDPTGFEWPADTDRSMWRYSALLPAVTPTGLAASAGGTPLVRTDRLDGDVGATVSVKYEGSNPTGTFKDRGSAVGVAMAKTGTVATVSHGNMARSMAAHAASAGLDCLVFVPADVPQERLSLLARYDPTILRIEGEYGRLYEASLRLGRAHDIAVVNSDAPARVAGQKTTGLEILAAFAPSVPDAIVLPVSSGGHASGIWKGIEELFAAGVVTERPRLYFVQAAACAPIAAAWDRGETTVAPVDGGETVAYSIANADPPSGNRVLAAARRTSGGVLAVDDDAILDARRTLSERTGLFVESACATALAGARALGRQRAFEPDDEVVLVATGTGFTERDLATPSVSAPTVPLADLDDAVAARTD from the coding sequence ATGGACCGGCTACGCTGTTACGCCTGCGGAGCGACCACGAGCGAGAGCGACCGCTATCGCTGTTCGTGTGGCGAACCGCTCTGGCTCGACACCGACCCGACCGGGTTCGAGTGGCCCGCCGACACCGATCGGTCGATGTGGCGCTACAGCGCTCTCCTGCCGGCCGTGACGCCGACCGGGCTCGCGGCGTCCGCGGGCGGGACCCCGCTCGTTCGGACGGATCGGCTGGACGGCGATGTCGGGGCGACCGTCTCGGTGAAGTACGAGGGGTCGAACCCGACCGGGACGTTCAAAGACAGGGGGAGCGCGGTCGGCGTCGCGATGGCGAAGACCGGGACCGTCGCCACGGTCTCGCACGGGAACATGGCCCGGTCGATGGCGGCACACGCCGCGAGCGCGGGGCTCGACTGTCTCGTGTTCGTCCCGGCGGACGTACCCCAGGAACGGCTCTCGCTCCTGGCGCGCTACGACCCGACGATCCTCCGCATCGAAGGGGAGTACGGTCGACTCTACGAAGCCTCGCTCCGGTTGGGCAGGGCACACGACATCGCGGTCGTCAACTCGGACGCGCCGGCCCGCGTGGCCGGCCAGAAGACGACCGGCCTGGAGATACTGGCGGCGTTCGCGCCGTCGGTTCCCGACGCCATCGTGCTCCCGGTGTCGAGCGGGGGCCACGCCAGCGGCATCTGGAAGGGGATCGAGGAGCTGTTCGCGGCGGGCGTCGTCACCGAGCGCCCGCGGCTCTACTTCGTCCAGGCGGCGGCGTGTGCACCGATCGCCGCGGCCTGGGACCGCGGCGAGACTACCGTCGCGCCGGTCGACGGCGGCGAGACGGTCGCGTACTCGATCGCGAACGCGGACCCACCCAGCGGGAACCGGGTGCTCGCGGCCGCTCGGCGGACGAGCGGGGGTGTCCTGGCGGTCGACGACGACGCGATCCTCGACGCCCGACGGACCCTCTCCGAACGGACGGGGCTGTTCGTCGAGTCCGCGTGTGCGACGGCCCTCGCTGGCGCGCGAGCATTGGGAAGACAGAGGGCGTTCGAACCGGACGACGAGGTCGTCCTCGTCGCGACCGGGACCGGCTTCACGGAACGCGACCTGGCGACCCCGTCGGTCTCTGCGCCGACGGTCCCGCTTGCCGACCTCGACGACGCGGTCGCGGCACGTACCGACTGA
- a CDS encoding Nif3-like dinuclear metal center hexameric protein: METGDIAARLDERLAIEDYADIDASPNGLQVGPDDRAVDHVAVAVDAAAETIERASEAGADLLVTHHGIVWGSVERVTGRTYDRVAPLIGNDLALYVAHLPLDGHQDLGNAAGLADLLELTDRRPFGSMGPEYIGQAGTLADPRPVEEITGTLESSLDTGGQPVQLLDFGPDRVEEVAIVTGSGVDWLDEAVETGADLLITGEGKQQAYHEAREAGLNVALAGHYATETFGVRSLAARIEEWGPTTTFVDCPTGL, from the coding sequence ATGGAGACAGGCGACATCGCCGCGCGACTCGACGAGCGACTGGCTATCGAGGACTACGCCGACATCGACGCGAGCCCGAACGGGCTCCAGGTCGGCCCCGACGACCGCGCGGTCGACCACGTCGCAGTAGCGGTCGACGCAGCCGCCGAGACCATCGAACGGGCCAGCGAGGCCGGCGCGGACCTGCTGGTCACCCACCACGGCATCGTCTGGGGGAGCGTCGAGCGGGTCACCGGCCGGACCTACGACCGGGTCGCGCCGCTGATCGGGAACGACCTGGCGCTGTACGTCGCCCACCTCCCGCTAGACGGCCACCAGGACCTCGGGAACGCGGCCGGCCTCGCGGACCTGCTGGAACTGACCGACCGCCGTCCGTTCGGCTCGATGGGGCCGGAGTACATCGGCCAGGCCGGGACGCTCGCCGATCCGCGTCCCGTCGAAGAGATCACGGGGACGCTGGAGTCGTCGCTTGACACGGGCGGCCAGCCGGTCCAGCTCCTCGATTTCGGCCCCGACCGCGTCGAGGAGGTCGCTATCGTCACGGGCAGCGGCGTCGACTGGCTCGACGAGGCCGTCGAGACGGGCGCGGACCTCTTGATAACGGGCGAGGGCAAACAGCAGGCCTACCACGAGGCCCGCGAGGCGGGGCTCAACGTCGCGCTCGCGGGTCACTACGCCACCGAGACCTTCGGCGTCCGGTCGCTCGCCGCCCGGATCGAGGAGTGGGGACCGACGACGACGTTCGTCGACTGCCCGACCGGGCTGTAG
- the cas5 gene encoding CRISPR-associated protein Cas5: MTGSSSRSPTVATRVRSRSQVASSRRLPTVSAAIGALSVPTRM, from the coding sequence GTGACCGGAAGTTCGTCGCGATCGCCGACCGTCGCCACCCGCGTCCGGAGTCGCTCACAGGTCGCCTCGTCGAGGCGACTCCCGACTGTCTCGGCTGCCATTGGTGCCCTCTCGGTTCCCACCCGTATGTGA